The following nucleotide sequence is from Streptomyces bathyalis.
TGGCCCGCGAGAACCGCAGGAAGGCCCGCGAATCCGACCCCGAGCGTGCCGGGCTGCGCCGCTCCGTACTCGCCGAAGCCACCGTCGCGGTCGTGCTGCTCGTCGTGGCCACGGCCCTGGCCGGAACCGAACCGGGCCGCACGGAAGAACTCACGAAGGCGGGCGGCGCCCCGGGCGCAGGCACCGGTCAGGTGCGGGAGGGCCTCACCATCAAGCAGAAGATCCCGTTCGACACCGGTGGCCGGAACGGCAAGGGCACTGCCCTGCTGTGGATCACACCCGGTCAGGCGGGCGGCAACTCACTGCGGATCATGACGAGGGACGCGGACGGGAAGCAGTTGCCCACCGAAGAGGTGAAGGCCTCGCTCACCCTCCCCGAACAGGATCTCGGCCCGTTCAAGGTCGAGTTCGAGAGGATCAACGAGGCGAAGGGCCGCTGGCGTTCGGAGACGGTCCAACTCCCGGTGGCGGGACGGTGGAAGGCCTCCGTCACCATCCGCACCTCGGACATCGACCAGGTCACCGAGAGCAAGACCATCCAGATCGACTGACCCGGGAAACCGGCGTCGGAGACGAACCACACATCCGCAAATGGGCGAACCTTGTGAATGCGGGGACGTTGCCAGAGATATAGCTGAACAGCAGCAGGACGACGTACGAGCGCCGGCACCGCTCGGAAGAAGCAGGTGCATGCATGAACCGGCGGCGCCGTGCACGCCCCCGCTCCAGCACACACACGCCCCCACGCCGGACGATGCCAGGAAGCAGTGATGACACAGCACGACCATGAACCTCAGGGCGTCTCGCGCCGCCGACTCGTCAGCACGGTCGGAGCGGCAGGCGCCACCGGTCTGGCCGTCGGCGCCACCGGCGGAGCGGTCGCACAGGCCGTCGCCCGGGACGGCCTGGCAGCCCCCACCCCCCTCACGTCCGTCGGCTCGACGCGCGTGGCCTTCCACGGAAAGCACCAGGCCGGCATCGTCACGCCGCTGCAGGCCGTCGGTCATCTGATCGCCTTCGACCTCGTCCCCGGCGCCCGTCGCAAGCAGGCCGCGGCGCTGCTGAAGCGCTGGTCGAGGACGGCGCGCGAACTCATGGCCAACGAGTCGACCGCGAACCCGACGGGCGTCTCCCTCGACGCCGGGCCCTCCTCACTGACCATCACCTTCGGCTTCGGCCGCTCCTTCTTCTCCCGCACCGGCCTGGAGAAGCAGCGTCCGAACGAGCTGACCCCGCTCCCCGACTTCTCCGGCGACGCCCTCGACAAGGACCGTTCCGACGGCGACCTCTGGGTGCAGATCGGCAGCAACGACGCGCTCGTCGCCTTCGACGCGCTGCGCGAGATCCAGCGCCAGGCCGCGGGAACGGCGCGGCTGCGCTGGCAGATGAACGGCTTCACACGGACACCGGGAGCCACCCGCCGCCCGATGACCATGCGCAACCTGATGGGGCAGGTCGACGGCACCAACAACCCCAAGCGCTCCGAACCGAACTTCGACAGACGGATCTTCGTACCCGCCTCGGGGTCCCCGGCGTGGATGGCGAACGGCTCGTACGCCGTCGTGCGGCGCATCCGGATGCTGCTCGACGACTGGGACAAGCGGACGCGCAATGAGCAGGAGAGGGTCATCGGCCGCCGCAAGTCCGACGGCTCCCCCCTCACCGGCGGCAACGAGGACACCGAGCCCGACCTGGAGAAGCGGGGCCCCGACGGCTCCCCCGTCATCGCCGCCGACGCACACGCACGTGTCGCCGCCCCCGAGACGAACGGCGGCGCGGCCATGCTGCGGCGCCCCTTCTCGTACCACGACGGCTTCCGCGACGACGGTGCTCCCGACGCCGGGCTGCTCTTCATCGCCTGGCAGGCCGATCCGCAGCTCGGCTTCGTGCCCGTGCAGCGGAAGCTCGACCGCGGCGACGCGCTCTCGCGCTTCATCCGGCACGAGGCCAGCGGCCTGTTCGCGGTTCCGGGCGGCCCGGCCAAGGGCGAGTACGTCGGGGAACGCCTGCTGGAGGGATGACGCAGCGCGCGTCCTCCCGGAGGGATGACCGCAGCGCGCCGGGACGGCCTGTCCAGGGTTGTCGTCCCGGCGCGTTGCTCTGCCGCCT
It contains:
- the efeB gene encoding iron uptake transporter deferrochelatase/peroxidase subunit — translated: MTQHDHEPQGVSRRRLVSTVGAAGATGLAVGATGGAVAQAVARDGLAAPTPLTSVGSTRVAFHGKHQAGIVTPLQAVGHLIAFDLVPGARRKQAAALLKRWSRTARELMANESTANPTGVSLDAGPSSLTITFGFGRSFFSRTGLEKQRPNELTPLPDFSGDALDKDRSDGDLWVQIGSNDALVAFDALREIQRQAAGTARLRWQMNGFTRTPGATRRPMTMRNLMGQVDGTNNPKRSEPNFDRRIFVPASGSPAWMANGSYAVVRRIRMLLDDWDKRTRNEQERVIGRRKSDGSPLTGGNEDTEPDLEKRGPDGSPVIAADAHARVAAPETNGGAAMLRRPFSYHDGFRDDGAPDAGLLFIAWQADPQLGFVPVQRKLDRGDALSRFIRHEASGLFAVPGGPAKGEYVGERLLEG